Below is a genomic region from Phycobacter azelaicus.
GGGGACCTTGTGCTCACGCGCATATTGGGCGGCCTTGATCTTGCCCTCGGTGCCGCGCTCGCCAAAGCCGCCGGGCACCAGAATGGCGTGAAAGCCCTGCAGGTGGGGCGTTGCATCCTCGCGGTCAAAGAGCTCTGCATCGACCCATTCGATCTTGACTTTGACCCGGTTGGCCATACCGCCGTGGGTCAGCGCTTCGGCGATGGATTTGTAGGCATCTTCCAACTGGGTGTACTTGCCGACGATGGCCACCTTCACCTCGCCTTCGGGGTTGTAGATGCGGTCGGCCACATCGTCCCAGCGGCTGAGGTTGGGCTTGGGGGCGGGCGCAATGCCGAAAGCATCCAGAACCGCCTGATCCATGCCCTCACGGTGGTAGGCCAGCGGCGCCTCGTAGATGGACTTCAGATCCTGCGCGGCGATGACGCTGTCGGGGCGCACATTGCAGAACAGGGCCAGCTTTTCGCGTTCTTTCTGCGGGATCGGCCCTTCGGAGCGGCAGACCAGGATATCGGGCGCCAGACCGATTGAGCGCAGCTCCTTGACCGAATGCTGGGTCGGCTTGGTTTTCAGCTCTCCGCTGGCCTTGATGTAGGGCAGCAACGTCAGGTGCATGAAAATACATTGGCCGCGCGGCTTGTCCTGGCTGAACTGGCGGATGGCTTCAAAGAAGGGGAGGCCCTCGATATCACCCACGGTACCGCCGATCTCGCAGAGCATGAAATCGACCTCATCTTCACCGATGGAGATGAACTCCTTGATCTCGTTGGTGACGTGCGGGATCACCTGAATGGTCTTGCCAAGGTAATCGCCGCGGCGCTCTTTCTCTAGCACGTTGGAATAGATCCGCCCCGACGAGACCGAGTCGGTCTTGCGCGCGGCAACGCCAGTGAAGCGTTCATAATGGCCAAGATCCAGATCGGTTTCAGCGCCATCGTCGGTGACAAAGACCTCGCCGTGTTCAAATGGGCTCATCGTGCCCGGATCGACGTTGAGGTAGGGGTCCAGCTTGCGCAGCCGCACGGAGTATCCGCGCGCCTGCAGCAATGCCCCAAGAGCCGCCGATGCCAGCCCTTTTCCAAGCGATGATACAACGCCGCCAGTGATGAAGATAAATCGCGCCATGAGTGTTCGGCTGCCCCCGTGAGAAGTCAGATTTCAGCTGCCCGGCGGCTCGTGAAAACCGCAGCACCACGGGACTTTACATATAAAGGATTCGGCCAACAGGCGCAAGGGAACCGCAAGATGCTGTTACGGTCCCTTTTGTGTTTTCTAGGTGTAGTCTTTAGTCGGCGCTTGGTACCAGCGGCGCGTTGTCACCTTCTGCCGGTGGCAAAAGATCGCTGCCAAGGGGCGCAGCGGGTGTCAGATCCTCGGTCTCGCTACCTGCAGGTGCGGTAATGCGATCAGCGACGGAAGATCCCGCCGACTTCTGTGCGGCAAGCACTGTCAGGGTGATCGATGTCCCGATAAAGGCGACTGCGAGGATCCAGGTTACTTTGCTGAGCGCGGTTGCCGCAGCCCGGCCTGTCATGGCACCGCCGCCGCCACCGCCGCCCATGCCAAGACCGCCGCCCTCGGAGCGCTGCATCAGAACGACGGCAATCAGGCCCAGAGCCAGAAGAAGATGGATGATCAGTACAACGTTTTCCATGGGTCCCTGCGGCGATTGGCTCAGAAGTATCGGGCGGTAAATAGGCAAGAAACCGGGCAGGGGCAAGGGTGGAGTTGTCCGTGCAGCATTCTGACGGGGCACCATCTGGACAACAGAGGCGGAGCTTTGCCACCTGTGGTGCCGATCCGGGTCAGGAATACCCGTGTTTTGCAGGGTTTGACGGTATTTCTGGCTGGACAGACAGGCATTCGCAGGGGCAGGGTTTCAATATGCCACATGACCACTCTGATCACCCGCATGCCTTGCTCCCTCCAGATCCTGCGCTGCGGGTCAAGGCACTTGAGACGATTCTGACTCGTAAAGGGTTGATTGATCCGGCAGCGCTGGATGAAATCATCGATACCTATCAGAATAAGATAGGTCCGCAGAACGGTGCCCGTGTTGTTGCCCGTGCCTGGAGCGATCCGGCTTTCAAAGATGCGCTGCTTGCGGATGCTGATCCGGTGTTGGCCGGGCTTGGGTATTCCGGACGGCAGGGCGAGCATATGGTGGTGGTCGAAAACAAGCCTGCACAGCACAACATGGTCGTCTGCACCCTGTGCAGCTGCTATCCATGGCCGCTGCTGGGCATTCCGCCTGCCTGGTACAAGTCTGACGCTTACCGGGCTCGTGCGGTGCGGGAGCCGCGCGCGGTGCTGGCCGATTTTGGCGTGTCGCTCCCCGAGGGAACCCGAGTGCGGGTCTGGGATTCGACGGCGGAGGTGCGCTATTTAGTGCTTCCGATGCGGCCCAAGGGAACAGAAGGTCTAACCGAGGATCAACTGGCAATACTGGTTACCCGCGACAGCATGGTTGGCACCGGTCTGCCCAGATCGCCCGAGGGTAAGACGTGAGCCGTGTTCATGACATGGGCGGGCGATTCGGAGATGGCCCGGTCCGCCCTGATGCCCCGAATGCGCCCGTTTTCGCCACCGAATGGCACGCCCGCGCCTTGGCCGTGACCCTTGCCTGTGGCGCCCTTGGACAGTGGAACATCGATACCTCGCGACATGCCCGCGAACAGCTTTCCCCGATCGATTACACCCGCTTCAGCTATTACGAGATCTGGCTCGCGGCTCTCGCGGATCTTCTGGTTCACAAGGGCGTGTTGAGCGAGGATGATCTTGCCGGGCAGGGCAGCGATGCGCCGCATCCTCTGGCGGAAAAGCGACTGACTGCAGATGCGGTTGCTGGTGTTCTTGCCAAGGGCGGTCCGGCGGATCGTGAGGGCGGGCCGGAGCCGCTGTTTGTAGAAGGGCAGGCCGTGCGCACCCGTCATCCCGGTGGCAATCGTCGGGTCAGTGGCGGCCATACCCGGCTGCCCACCTATGCCACTGGCGCAACCGGACGCATCCTGCGCCTGCATGGCACCCATGTTCTGCCGGACAGTGCCGCGCATGGGTTGGGGGAGGCGCCAGAGCCGCTTTACGCCGTGGTCTTCCCGGCGGGTGAACTCTGGAGCCACCCGGAAAACCCCGAAGACGAGGTGGTTCTGGATCTGTGGCAAAGTTACCTGGAACTGGTCTGAGGCGGGCGATGAACGACTGTATTTCCCCTACTGCCCCTGATCCGGTGTTCGAGCAGCCCTGGCACGCGCAGGCTTTTGCCCTGACCGTGCATCTGAACGAAACGGGTTGCTTTACCTGGGGGCAGTGGGTCGCGCGTTTCTCTGCCATGCTGGCCCGTCATGGGCTCTCAAAAGAGCTGAACGGCGGCGATGATTACTTCGCGGCATGGCTGGAAACGCTCGAGGCGATTCTGGCTGAAGACGGCGCAGCCGTCCCGGAAGAGATCGAAACTACCCGCAGCGAGTGGGAAAATGCCTATCTGGTAACGCCACATGGCGCTCCGGTCAGTCTGCTTGAGGACTAAGCGCGAAGAAAGCGGCGCTCGGTGGCCGCCTGCGGCGAATTTGCGGTTTTCCTGTCCTTGTCACACCGCTATACCGGCTCGGGTTTGAACGAGACAGTTATGAAGGACCTGATATGGCCAATGTCGTCGTAGTCGGCGCCCAGTGGGGTGACGAGGGAAAAGGCAAGATCGTGGACTGGCTGAGCGAGCGCGCCGATGTGATCGCGCGCTTCCAGGGCGGCCATAACGCCGGCCATACGCTGGTGATTGACAGCAAGGTCTACAAGTTGCACGCACTGCCGTCTGGCGTTGTGCGCGGCGGCAAGCTCTCGGTGATTGGCAATGGTGTGGTCCTGGACCCCTGGCATCTGGTCAAGGAGATCGAGACGGTCCGCGCCCAGGGCGTCGATATCACGCCCGAGACGCTGATGATCGCCGAGAACACGCCGCTGATTCTGCCGCTGCACGGCGAGTTGGACCGCGCTCGCGAAGAGGCCGCCAGCAAGGGCACCAAGATCGGCACCACCGGTCGCGGCATAGGTCCGGCCTACGAGGATAAGGTTGGTCGCCGCGCCATCCGCGTGGCGGACCTCGCGGATGATGCCACGCTTGAGGCACGCGTGGACCGCGCGCTGCAGCATCATGATCCGCTGCGCAAGGGCCTTGGCGTCGAACCCATCGACCGCGATGCGCTGATCGCACAGCTGAAAGAGATCGCACCCCAGATTCTGCCCTACGCGGCGCCGGTCTGGAAGGTGATGAACGAGAAGCGCAAAGCAGGCAAACGGATCCTGTTCGAAGGGGCGCAAGGGGCGCTTCTGGACATCGACTTTGGCACCTATCCCTTTGTGACCTCCTCCAATGTGATTGCAGGCCAGGCGGCCACCGGCGTGGGCATCGGCCCCAACTCGATCGACTATGTTCTGGGCATCGTCAAAGCCTACACCACCCGCGTTGGCGAAGGTCCGTTTCCGACCGAACTGCTTGGCCCGGACGGCAAGCCGGATGCGGATGGCGAACGCCTGGGCACCCGCGGTCATGAGTTCGGCACCACCACCGGCCGTCAGCGGCGCTGCGGATGGTTCGATGCCTGCCTGGTGCGCCAGACCTGTGCAACCTCCGGTATCAACGGGATCTCGCTGACCAAGCTTGACGTGCTGGATGGGTTCGAGACCCTGAAGATCTGTGTGGGCTACGATCTGGACGGGGAGCGTCTGGATTATTTGCCCACCGCCGCCGATCAGCAGGCGCGCTGCACGCCGATCTACGAGGAAATGCCGGGCTGGTCCGAGTCCACAGAAGGCGCACGCAGCTGGAACGATCTGCCGGCCAATGCCATCAAATATGTCAAACGTGTAGAAGAGCTGATCCAGTGCCCGGTCGCACTTCTGTCCACCAGCCCGGAGCGGGACGACACCATCCTGGTGACCGACCCGTTTGCTGACTGATGGCGGACAAAAGGGGCCTTAGCTACAAGGCGCGCCGCCGCTGGTCGCTGGTTCTGCTGCTGGTCGGCATGCCGCTTTATATTGTCGTGGCGGTGACGATCCTGAACTGGATGGATCGTCCGCCGATTTGGCTGGAGTTTGTGGTCTATGTGGCGCTTGGGATCTTGTGGGTGTTGCCGTTCAAATTCATCTTCCGAGGAGTAGGGCAAGCAGATCCGGATGAGGATCAGTCCTCAGACAATTAGGCCATGCCTGCCCCGTCCTTCGCATTCGTGTGTCGGGTAGGTCACAGCATCAAAAAAGGCGGGCCTTTTGGTCCGCCTTTTTGCATTGCAAGGATAGAGGCTGCTCAGCCCGCAGCACGTTTGGCCGGCTGAAAGCCGATATCTTCGGTGGCGACGAAACGCCCGTTTTCGGAACGCTCGATCTTGCCTTCACGCAAAAGCTGTCCAAATGTGCGCAGCCCGTCTTCGCGCTTGAACTCTGCCTTTCCGGACTTGCGCACAGCGTTCAACAGCTGAGGACGGGAGAAATGCTCGCGCCCTTCCACGAAGCTCATGTAGGCCGCAGCGGCTTCCAGAAGATCACGCAGCTCGATCGCGCCGTATTTCTGGGCATAGGCGGCAAAGCCTCCCTCTGCGCTTGGCTTGGCGCCCCCGTCATCAGCAAGAACCGATATGCGGCGTGGTCTGACTGCTGCCTTCTCGGCTGGGGCTGAGGTCTGCTCAGCCGGATCGATCCGCTGCTCGGCCACCAGCTTGAGGGGGGCAGGGCGCGCCACCGGGTTGGATTTGCGCAGCGGCTGCACGGCGCCACCGGTTGGGCGCCGTGGCGTGACAACACTGGCGAGGTCTTCGCGATAAGCGCCCTCACTGTCCTCAGATCCAGCGGTTCCTCCAGATGCCGGGTCCG
It encodes:
- the nthA gene encoding nitrile hydratase subunit alpha; the protein is MPHDHSDHPHALLPPDPALRVKALETILTRKGLIDPAALDEIIDTYQNKIGPQNGARVVARAWSDPAFKDALLADADPVLAGLGYSGRQGEHMVVVENKPAQHNMVVCTLCSCYPWPLLGIPPAWYKSDAYRARAVREPRAVLADFGVSLPEGTRVRVWDSTAEVRYLVLPMRPKGTEGLTEDQLAILVTRDSMVGTGLPRSPEGKT
- a CDS encoding DUF2842 domain-containing protein — its product is MADKRGLSYKARRRWSLVLLLVGMPLYIVVAVTILNWMDRPPIWLEFVVYVALGILWVLPFKFIFRGVGQADPDEDQSSDN
- the secG gene encoding preprotein translocase subunit SecG; the protein is MENVVLIIHLLLALGLIAVVLMQRSEGGGLGMGGGGGGGAMTGRAAATALSKVTWILAVAFIGTSITLTVLAAQKSAGSSVADRITAPAGSETEDLTPAAPLGSDLLPPAEGDNAPLVPSAD
- the nthB gene encoding nitrile hydratase subunit beta; translated protein: MSRVHDMGGRFGDGPVRPDAPNAPVFATEWHARALAVTLACGALGQWNIDTSRHAREQLSPIDYTRFSYYEIWLAALADLLVHKGVLSEDDLAGQGSDAPHPLAEKRLTADAVAGVLAKGGPADREGGPEPLFVEGQAVRTRHPGGNRRVSGGHTRLPTYATGATGRILRLHGTHVLPDSAAHGLGEAPEPLYAVVFPAGELWSHPENPEDEVVLDLWQSYLELV
- a CDS encoding adenylosuccinate synthase, translating into MANVVVVGAQWGDEGKGKIVDWLSERADVIARFQGGHNAGHTLVIDSKVYKLHALPSGVVRGGKLSVIGNGVVLDPWHLVKEIETVRAQGVDITPETLMIAENTPLILPLHGELDRAREEAASKGTKIGTTGRGIGPAYEDKVGRRAIRVADLADDATLEARVDRALQHHDPLRKGLGVEPIDRDALIAQLKEIAPQILPYAAPVWKVMNEKRKAGKRILFEGAQGALLDIDFGTYPFVTSSNVIAGQAATGVGIGPNSIDYVLGIVKAYTTRVGEGPFPTELLGPDGKPDADGERLGTRGHEFGTTTGRQRRCGWFDACLVRQTCATSGINGISLTKLDVLDGFETLKICVGYDLDGERLDYLPTAADQQARCTPIYEEMPGWSESTEGARSWNDLPANAIKYVKRVEELIQCPVALLSTSPERDDTILVTDPFAD
- a CDS encoding CTP synthase is translated as MARFIFITGGVVSSLGKGLASAALGALLQARGYSVRLRKLDPYLNVDPGTMSPFEHGEVFVTDDGAETDLDLGHYERFTGVAARKTDSVSSGRIYSNVLEKERRGDYLGKTIQVIPHVTNEIKEFISIGEDEVDFMLCEIGGTVGDIEGLPFFEAIRQFSQDKPRGQCIFMHLTLLPYIKASGELKTKPTQHSVKELRSIGLAPDILVCRSEGPIPQKEREKLALFCNVRPDSVIAAQDLKSIYEAPLAYHREGMDQAVLDAFGIAPAPKPNLSRWDDVADRIYNPEGEVKVAIVGKYTQLEDAYKSIAEALTHGGMANRVKVKIEWVDAELFDREDATPHLQGFHAILVPGGFGERGTEGKIKAAQYAREHKVPYLGICLGMQMAVIEAARNVAGITEAGSEEFDHEAGKKRFEPVVYHLKEWVQGNHKVSRKADDDKGGTMRLGAYDATLTEGSKVAEVYGSTHIEERHRHRYEVDIKYKDQLEACGLKFSGMSPDGRLPEIVEWSDHPWFIGVQFHPELKSKPFAPHPLFKDFVRAAKDTSRLV
- a CDS encoding nitrile hydratase accessory protein; protein product: MNDCISPTAPDPVFEQPWHAQAFALTVHLNETGCFTWGQWVARFSAMLARHGLSKELNGGDDYFAAWLETLEAILAEDGAAVPEEIETTRSEWENAYLVTPHGAPVSLLED